The following proteins are encoded in a genomic region of Zea mays cultivar B73 chromosome 9, Zm-B73-REFERENCE-NAM-5.0, whole genome shotgun sequence:
- the LOC103638290 gene encoding uncharacterized protein isoform X2, which produces MISFYFGMPADMARGMRKCIIQSQEEYLVEEPIGETSHRPRDAAYDHHPSARERQKESDNDHHKKDTTSFETTSGVYPSPDDADIEDSVEGQTNEAISRGPNKLKHVWNLQKGKRIVVNCNELGQPIGEEAGVLGKFLGMVARNGCLCSLSFKDWRLLIGKKDRNNEQKNKQDVLKQVKMRFLYLARMEKWILRTIGERWRQHKSNLKSLHFDAHRSKENNLKNVPKGVLDDQWVALVNNWFTTKSQDISEANRINCTKRKATHTSGTKSFARNREDMREQDPEKKYPHRAVLYINTHKSNITKNTNPHVVALKELLVQEPSLADTSHGKVAWKGDALSQILGEEKPGHIHGLGLVPNPDQVFGGSTSRHLKHLNLTSLDATSSEDVVSLRLQVEKLIDRVQKQDDTILNLQNTLELQKSHHECLDEPLSASKDLQPTMNQKINLLDELNSTMADEIKHDGYEELQAQCKKSKIQEKGKPPMPRGGLQGGRVSTSLNVKNRSNAAKVMNQDTARNSSNHEPYKNKGSLENYLPSTKDDQSTSKRKRVYGQFQSEEFWTLDENHETIKPLRGDTLQPSRISTGLKVGSHIFLKSWRNQNKKVALGTIIGCDPKQQVGGDPLGKEFWKVRLGLVLVRDEPLIRPYNNFVVLGDIDNDPIAWPSSCIEKAAL; this is translated from the exons ATGATAAGTTTTTATTTTGGTATGCCAGCGGACATGGCTAGGGGTATGAGAAAGTGCATCATTCAAAGCCAAGAAGAGTATTTGGTAGAGGAGCCTATTGGGGAAACAAGTCATCGGCCACGAGATGCAGCATATGACCACCATCCTTCTGCTAGAGAACGCCAAAAAGAAAGCGACAATG ATCATCATAAAAAAGATACAACATCTTTTGAGACTACTTCTGGAGTGTACCCTTCTCCTGATGATGCGGATATAGAGGATTCTGTTGAAG GTCAAACTAATGAAGCAATAAGTCGTGGTCCGAACAAACTTAAACATGTTTGGAACCTTCAAAAAGGAAAACGAATTGTAGTTAACTGTAACGAGCTCGGCCAACCTATTGGAGAGGAGGCAGGAGTCTTAGGAAAATTCCTTGGCATGGTTGCTAGGAATGGCTGCTTATGTAGCTTAAGCTTCAAAGATTGGAGATTACTGATAGGAAAGAAGGACAGGAACAATGAACAAAAAAACAAGCAAGATGTACTGAAGCAAGTAAAG ATGAGATTCCTATACCTTGCCCGCATGGAAAAGTGGATACTTCGAACTATTGGTGAGAGATGGAGACAACACAAGTCCAATCTAAAATCCTTACATTTTGATGCGCATAGGAGCAAGGAAAATAATCTAAAAAATGTTCCAAAAGGCGTCTTAGATGATCAATGGGTCGCTCTTGTGAATAATTGGTTTACAACAAAATCACAG GATATCAGTGAGGCAAATAGGATAAACTGCACAAAAAGGAAGGCGACCCATACATCAGGAACAAAGAGTTTTGCTCGGAACAGGGAAGATATG AGGGAACAAGATCCAGAAAAGAAATACCCCCATAGGGCTGTATTGTATATCAATACACACAAGAGTAACATCACAAAGAACACAAACCCACATGTG GTTGCGTTGAAGGAACTATTAGTGCAAGAACCAAGTTTAGCTGACACTAGTCATGGAAAGGTTGCATGGAAAGGAGATGCGCTTAGCCAAATTTTAGGAGAAGAGAAGCCTGGCCATATCCATGGTCTTGGCCTTGTTCCGAATCCAGATCAAGTGTTTGGTGGATCAACTTCAAGGCATCTAAAACATCTTAATTTAACCTCTTTGGATGCAACATCAAGTGAAGATGTAGTATCTCTTCGACTTCAAGTGGAAAAACTTATAGATCGTGTCCAGAAGCAAGATGATACTATACTAAATTTGCAAAATACCTTGGAACTGCAAAAAAGTCACCAT GAATGTCTAGATGAACCTTTGTCGGCATCAAAAGATCTTCAGCCGACTATGAATCAAAAAATTAATCTACTTGATGAACTGAATAGCACAATG GCGGATGAAATCAAACATGATGGGTACGAGGAGCTGCAGGCCCAGTGCAAAAAATCTAAAATTCAAGAAAAG GGCAAGCCACCAATGCCACGAGGAGGACTCCAAGGTGGTAGAGTTTCTACATCGTTAAATGTAAAAAATAGAAGTAATGCAGCCAAG GTGATGAACCAGGACACTGCTCGAAATTCCTCTAATCATGAACCATACAAGAACAAG GGATCTCTAGAAAATTATTTGCCAAGTACTAAAGACGATCAGTCTACATCAAAACGAAAA CGAGTATATGGTCAATTTCAAAGTGAGGAATTTTGGACACTTGACGAAAATCATGAGACG ATCAAGCCACTACGAGGAGACACATTACAACCTAGTAGGATTTCAACAGGACTGAAG GTTGGTTCTCATATTTTCTTGAAGAGTTGGAGGAATCAAAATAAGAAGGTTGCATTAGGTACAATAATTGGTTGTGATCCAAAGCAACAAGTTGGAGGAGATCCATTGGGCAAAGAATTTTGGAAGGTTCGTCTCGGTCTTGTACTTGTGCGTGATGAACCACTAATACGGCCCTACAACAATTTCGTGGTTCTAGGAGACATAGACAACGACCCTATAGCATGGCCTTCAAGTTGT ATAGAAAAGGCAGCTCTTTAA
- the LOC103638290 gene encoding uncharacterized protein isoform X1, producing MISFYFGMPADMARGMRKCIIQSQEEYLVEEPIGETSHRPRDAAYDHHPSARERQKESDNGNEFNDLDHHKKDTTSFETTSGVYPSPDDADIEDSVEGQTNEAISRGPNKLKHVWNLQKGKRIVVNCNELGQPIGEEAGVLGKFLGMVARNGCLCSLSFKDWRLLIGKKDRNNEQKNKQDVLKQVKMRFLYLARMEKWILRTIGERWRQHKSNLKSLHFDAHRSKENNLKNVPKGVLDDQWVALVNNWFTTKSQDISEANRINCTKRKATHTSGTKSFARNREDMREQDPEKKYPHRAVLYINTHKSNITKNTNPHVVALKELLVQEPSLADTSHGKVAWKGDALSQILGEEKPGHIHGLGLVPNPDQVFGGSTSRHLKHLNLTSLDATSSEDVVSLRLQVEKLIDRVQKQDDTILNLQNTLELQKSHHECLDEPLSASKDLQPTMNQKINLLDELNSTMADEIKHDGYEELQAQCKKSKIQEKGKPPMPRGGLQGGRVSTSLNVKNRSNAAKVMNQDTARNSSNHEPYKNKGSLENYLPSTKDDQSTSKRKRVYGQFQSEEFWTLDENHETIKPLRGDTLQPSRISTGLKVGSHIFLKSWRNQNKKVALGTIIGCDPKQQVGGDPLGKEFWKVRLGLVLVRDEPLIRPYNNFVVLGDIDNDPIAWPSSCIEKAAL from the exons ATGATAAGTTTTTATTTTGGTATGCCAGCGGACATGGCTAGGGGTATGAGAAAGTGCATCATTCAAAGCCAAGAAGAGTATTTGGTAGAGGAGCCTATTGGGGAAACAAGTCATCGGCCACGAGATGCAGCATATGACCACCATCCTTCTGCTAGAGAACGCCAAAAAGAAAGCGACAATGGTAATGAGTTCAATGACCTAG ATCATCATAAAAAAGATACAACATCTTTTGAGACTACTTCTGGAGTGTACCCTTCTCCTGATGATGCGGATATAGAGGATTCTGTTGAAG GTCAAACTAATGAAGCAATAAGTCGTGGTCCGAACAAACTTAAACATGTTTGGAACCTTCAAAAAGGAAAACGAATTGTAGTTAACTGTAACGAGCTCGGCCAACCTATTGGAGAGGAGGCAGGAGTCTTAGGAAAATTCCTTGGCATGGTTGCTAGGAATGGCTGCTTATGTAGCTTAAGCTTCAAAGATTGGAGATTACTGATAGGAAAGAAGGACAGGAACAATGAACAAAAAAACAAGCAAGATGTACTGAAGCAAGTAAAG ATGAGATTCCTATACCTTGCCCGCATGGAAAAGTGGATACTTCGAACTATTGGTGAGAGATGGAGACAACACAAGTCCAATCTAAAATCCTTACATTTTGATGCGCATAGGAGCAAGGAAAATAATCTAAAAAATGTTCCAAAAGGCGTCTTAGATGATCAATGGGTCGCTCTTGTGAATAATTGGTTTACAACAAAATCACAG GATATCAGTGAGGCAAATAGGATAAACTGCACAAAAAGGAAGGCGACCCATACATCAGGAACAAAGAGTTTTGCTCGGAACAGGGAAGATATG AGGGAACAAGATCCAGAAAAGAAATACCCCCATAGGGCTGTATTGTATATCAATACACACAAGAGTAACATCACAAAGAACACAAACCCACATGTG GTTGCGTTGAAGGAACTATTAGTGCAAGAACCAAGTTTAGCTGACACTAGTCATGGAAAGGTTGCATGGAAAGGAGATGCGCTTAGCCAAATTTTAGGAGAAGAGAAGCCTGGCCATATCCATGGTCTTGGCCTTGTTCCGAATCCAGATCAAGTGTTTGGTGGATCAACTTCAAGGCATCTAAAACATCTTAATTTAACCTCTTTGGATGCAACATCAAGTGAAGATGTAGTATCTCTTCGACTTCAAGTGGAAAAACTTATAGATCGTGTCCAGAAGCAAGATGATACTATACTAAATTTGCAAAATACCTTGGAACTGCAAAAAAGTCACCAT GAATGTCTAGATGAACCTTTGTCGGCATCAAAAGATCTTCAGCCGACTATGAATCAAAAAATTAATCTACTTGATGAACTGAATAGCACAATG GCGGATGAAATCAAACATGATGGGTACGAGGAGCTGCAGGCCCAGTGCAAAAAATCTAAAATTCAAGAAAAG GGCAAGCCACCAATGCCACGAGGAGGACTCCAAGGTGGTAGAGTTTCTACATCGTTAAATGTAAAAAATAGAAGTAATGCAGCCAAG GTGATGAACCAGGACACTGCTCGAAATTCCTCTAATCATGAACCATACAAGAACAAG GGATCTCTAGAAAATTATTTGCCAAGTACTAAAGACGATCAGTCTACATCAAAACGAAAA CGAGTATATGGTCAATTTCAAAGTGAGGAATTTTGGACACTTGACGAAAATCATGAGACG ATCAAGCCACTACGAGGAGACACATTACAACCTAGTAGGATTTCAACAGGACTGAAG GTTGGTTCTCATATTTTCTTGAAGAGTTGGAGGAATCAAAATAAGAAGGTTGCATTAGGTACAATAATTGGTTGTGATCCAAAGCAACAAGTTGGAGGAGATCCATTGGGCAAAGAATTTTGGAAGGTTCGTCTCGGTCTTGTACTTGTGCGTGATGAACCACTAATACGGCCCTACAACAATTTCGTGGTTCTAGGAGACATAGACAACGACCCTATAGCATGGCCTTCAAGTTGT ATAGAAAAGGCAGCTCTTTAA
- the LOC103638290 gene encoding uncharacterized protein isoform X4: MISFYFGMPADMARGMRKCIIQSQEEYLVEEPIGETSHRPRDAAYDHHPSARERQKESDNGNEFNDLDHHKKDTTSFETTSGVYPSPDDADIEDSVEGQTNEAISRGPNKLKHVWNLQKGKRIVVNCNELGQPIGEEAGVLGKFLGMVARNGCLCSLSFKDWRLLIGKKDRNNEQKNKQDVLKQVKMRFLYLARMEKWILRTIGERWRQHKSNLKSLHFDAHRSKENNLKNVPKGVLDDQWVALVNNWFTTKSQDISEANRINCTKRKATHTSGTKSFARNREDMREQDPEKKYPHRAVLYINTHKSNITKNTNPHVVALKELLVQEPSLADTSHGKVAWKGDALSQILGEEKPGHIHGLGLVPNPDQVFGGSTSRHLKHLNLTSLDATSSEDVVSLRLQVEKLIDRVQKQDDTILNLQNTLELQKSHHECLDEPLSASKDLQPTMNQKINLLDELNSTMADEIKHDGYEELQAQCKKSKIQEKGKPPMPRGGLQGGRVSTSLNVKNRSNAAKVMNQDTARNSSNHEPYKNKGSLENYLPSTKDDQSTSKRKVGSHIFLKSWRNQNKKVALGTIIGCDPKQQVGGDPLGKEFWKVRLGLVLVRDEPLIRPYNNFVVLGDIDNDPIAWPSSCIEKAAL; this comes from the exons ATGATAAGTTTTTATTTTGGTATGCCAGCGGACATGGCTAGGGGTATGAGAAAGTGCATCATTCAAAGCCAAGAAGAGTATTTGGTAGAGGAGCCTATTGGGGAAACAAGTCATCGGCCACGAGATGCAGCATATGACCACCATCCTTCTGCTAGAGAACGCCAAAAAGAAAGCGACAATGGTAATGAGTTCAATGACCTAG ATCATCATAAAAAAGATACAACATCTTTTGAGACTACTTCTGGAGTGTACCCTTCTCCTGATGATGCGGATATAGAGGATTCTGTTGAAG GTCAAACTAATGAAGCAATAAGTCGTGGTCCGAACAAACTTAAACATGTTTGGAACCTTCAAAAAGGAAAACGAATTGTAGTTAACTGTAACGAGCTCGGCCAACCTATTGGAGAGGAGGCAGGAGTCTTAGGAAAATTCCTTGGCATGGTTGCTAGGAATGGCTGCTTATGTAGCTTAAGCTTCAAAGATTGGAGATTACTGATAGGAAAGAAGGACAGGAACAATGAACAAAAAAACAAGCAAGATGTACTGAAGCAAGTAAAG ATGAGATTCCTATACCTTGCCCGCATGGAAAAGTGGATACTTCGAACTATTGGTGAGAGATGGAGACAACACAAGTCCAATCTAAAATCCTTACATTTTGATGCGCATAGGAGCAAGGAAAATAATCTAAAAAATGTTCCAAAAGGCGTCTTAGATGATCAATGGGTCGCTCTTGTGAATAATTGGTTTACAACAAAATCACAG GATATCAGTGAGGCAAATAGGATAAACTGCACAAAAAGGAAGGCGACCCATACATCAGGAACAAAGAGTTTTGCTCGGAACAGGGAAGATATG AGGGAACAAGATCCAGAAAAGAAATACCCCCATAGGGCTGTATTGTATATCAATACACACAAGAGTAACATCACAAAGAACACAAACCCACATGTG GTTGCGTTGAAGGAACTATTAGTGCAAGAACCAAGTTTAGCTGACACTAGTCATGGAAAGGTTGCATGGAAAGGAGATGCGCTTAGCCAAATTTTAGGAGAAGAGAAGCCTGGCCATATCCATGGTCTTGGCCTTGTTCCGAATCCAGATCAAGTGTTTGGTGGATCAACTTCAAGGCATCTAAAACATCTTAATTTAACCTCTTTGGATGCAACATCAAGTGAAGATGTAGTATCTCTTCGACTTCAAGTGGAAAAACTTATAGATCGTGTCCAGAAGCAAGATGATACTATACTAAATTTGCAAAATACCTTGGAACTGCAAAAAAGTCACCAT GAATGTCTAGATGAACCTTTGTCGGCATCAAAAGATCTTCAGCCGACTATGAATCAAAAAATTAATCTACTTGATGAACTGAATAGCACAATG GCGGATGAAATCAAACATGATGGGTACGAGGAGCTGCAGGCCCAGTGCAAAAAATCTAAAATTCAAGAAAAG GGCAAGCCACCAATGCCACGAGGAGGACTCCAAGGTGGTAGAGTTTCTACATCGTTAAATGTAAAAAATAGAAGTAATGCAGCCAAG GTGATGAACCAGGACACTGCTCGAAATTCCTCTAATCATGAACCATACAAGAACAAG GGATCTCTAGAAAATTATTTGCCAAGTACTAAAGACGATCAGTCTACATCAAAACGAAAA GTTGGTTCTCATATTTTCTTGAAGAGTTGGAGGAATCAAAATAAGAAGGTTGCATTAGGTACAATAATTGGTTGTGATCCAAAGCAACAAGTTGGAGGAGATCCATTGGGCAAAGAATTTTGGAAGGTTCGTCTCGGTCTTGTACTTGTGCGTGATGAACCACTAATACGGCCCTACAACAATTTCGTGGTTCTAGGAGACATAGACAACGACCCTATAGCATGGCCTTCAAGTTGT ATAGAAAAGGCAGCTCTTTAA
- the LOC103638290 gene encoding uncharacterized protein isoform X3 — MARGMRKCIIQSQEEYLVEEPIGETSHRPRDAAYDHHPSARERQKESDNGNEFNDLDHHKKDTTSFETTSGVYPSPDDADIEDSVEGQTNEAISRGPNKLKHVWNLQKGKRIVVNCNELGQPIGEEAGVLGKFLGMVARNGCLCSLSFKDWRLLIGKKDRNNEQKNKQDVLKQVKMRFLYLARMEKWILRTIGERWRQHKSNLKSLHFDAHRSKENNLKNVPKGVLDDQWVALVNNWFTTKSQDISEANRINCTKRKATHTSGTKSFARNREDMREQDPEKKYPHRAVLYINTHKSNITKNTNPHVVALKELLVQEPSLADTSHGKVAWKGDALSQILGEEKPGHIHGLGLVPNPDQVFGGSTSRHLKHLNLTSLDATSSEDVVSLRLQVEKLIDRVQKQDDTILNLQNTLELQKSHHECLDEPLSASKDLQPTMNQKINLLDELNSTMADEIKHDGYEELQAQCKKSKIQEKGKPPMPRGGLQGGRVSTSLNVKNRSNAAKVMNQDTARNSSNHEPYKNKGSLENYLPSTKDDQSTSKRKRVYGQFQSEEFWTLDENHETIKPLRGDTLQPSRISTGLKVGSHIFLKSWRNQNKKVALGTIIGCDPKQQVGGDPLGKEFWKVRLGLVLVRDEPLIRPYNNFVVLGDIDNDPIAWPSSCIEKAAL, encoded by the exons ATGGCTAGGGGTATGAGAAAGTGCATCATTCAAAGCCAAGAAGAGTATTTGGTAGAGGAGCCTATTGGGGAAACAAGTCATCGGCCACGAGATGCAGCATATGACCACCATCCTTCTGCTAGAGAACGCCAAAAAGAAAGCGACAATGGTAATGAGTTCAATGACCTAG ATCATCATAAAAAAGATACAACATCTTTTGAGACTACTTCTGGAGTGTACCCTTCTCCTGATGATGCGGATATAGAGGATTCTGTTGAAG GTCAAACTAATGAAGCAATAAGTCGTGGTCCGAACAAACTTAAACATGTTTGGAACCTTCAAAAAGGAAAACGAATTGTAGTTAACTGTAACGAGCTCGGCCAACCTATTGGAGAGGAGGCAGGAGTCTTAGGAAAATTCCTTGGCATGGTTGCTAGGAATGGCTGCTTATGTAGCTTAAGCTTCAAAGATTGGAGATTACTGATAGGAAAGAAGGACAGGAACAATGAACAAAAAAACAAGCAAGATGTACTGAAGCAAGTAAAG ATGAGATTCCTATACCTTGCCCGCATGGAAAAGTGGATACTTCGAACTATTGGTGAGAGATGGAGACAACACAAGTCCAATCTAAAATCCTTACATTTTGATGCGCATAGGAGCAAGGAAAATAATCTAAAAAATGTTCCAAAAGGCGTCTTAGATGATCAATGGGTCGCTCTTGTGAATAATTGGTTTACAACAAAATCACAG GATATCAGTGAGGCAAATAGGATAAACTGCACAAAAAGGAAGGCGACCCATACATCAGGAACAAAGAGTTTTGCTCGGAACAGGGAAGATATG AGGGAACAAGATCCAGAAAAGAAATACCCCCATAGGGCTGTATTGTATATCAATACACACAAGAGTAACATCACAAAGAACACAAACCCACATGTG GTTGCGTTGAAGGAACTATTAGTGCAAGAACCAAGTTTAGCTGACACTAGTCATGGAAAGGTTGCATGGAAAGGAGATGCGCTTAGCCAAATTTTAGGAGAAGAGAAGCCTGGCCATATCCATGGTCTTGGCCTTGTTCCGAATCCAGATCAAGTGTTTGGTGGATCAACTTCAAGGCATCTAAAACATCTTAATTTAACCTCTTTGGATGCAACATCAAGTGAAGATGTAGTATCTCTTCGACTTCAAGTGGAAAAACTTATAGATCGTGTCCAGAAGCAAGATGATACTATACTAAATTTGCAAAATACCTTGGAACTGCAAAAAAGTCACCAT GAATGTCTAGATGAACCTTTGTCGGCATCAAAAGATCTTCAGCCGACTATGAATCAAAAAATTAATCTACTTGATGAACTGAATAGCACAATG GCGGATGAAATCAAACATGATGGGTACGAGGAGCTGCAGGCCCAGTGCAAAAAATCTAAAATTCAAGAAAAG GGCAAGCCACCAATGCCACGAGGAGGACTCCAAGGTGGTAGAGTTTCTACATCGTTAAATGTAAAAAATAGAAGTAATGCAGCCAAG GTGATGAACCAGGACACTGCTCGAAATTCCTCTAATCATGAACCATACAAGAACAAG GGATCTCTAGAAAATTATTTGCCAAGTACTAAAGACGATCAGTCTACATCAAAACGAAAA CGAGTATATGGTCAATTTCAAAGTGAGGAATTTTGGACACTTGACGAAAATCATGAGACG ATCAAGCCACTACGAGGAGACACATTACAACCTAGTAGGATTTCAACAGGACTGAAG GTTGGTTCTCATATTTTCTTGAAGAGTTGGAGGAATCAAAATAAGAAGGTTGCATTAGGTACAATAATTGGTTGTGATCCAAAGCAACAAGTTGGAGGAGATCCATTGGGCAAAGAATTTTGGAAGGTTCGTCTCGGTCTTGTACTTGTGCGTGATGAACCACTAATACGGCCCTACAACAATTTCGTGGTTCTAGGAGACATAGACAACGACCCTATAGCATGGCCTTCAAGTTGT ATAGAAAAGGCAGCTCTTTAA
- the LOC103638290 gene encoding uncharacterized protein isoform X5, producing MARGMRKCIIQSQEEYLVEEPIGETSHRPRDAAYDHHPSARERQKESDNGNEFNDLDHHKKDTTSFETTSGVYPSPDDADIEDSVEGQTNEAISRGPNKLKHVWNLQKGKRIVVNCNELGQPIGEEAGVLGKFLGMVARNGCLCSLSFKDWRLLIGKKDRNNEQKNKQDVLKQVKMRFLYLARMEKWILRTIGERWRQHKSNLKSLHFDAHRSKENNLKNVPKGVLDDQWVALVNNWFTTKSQDISEANRINCTKRKATHTSGTKSFARNREDMREQDPEKKYPHRAVLYINTHKSNITKNTNPHVVALKELLVQEPSLADTSHGKVAWKGDALSQILGEEKPGHIHGLGLVPNPDQVFGGSTSRHLKHLNLTSLDATSSEDVVSLRLQVEKLIDRVQKQDDTILNLQNTLELQKSHHECLDEPLSASKDLQPTMNQKINLLDELNSTMADEIKHDGYEELQAQCKKSKIQEKGKPPMPRGGLQGGRVSTSLNVKNRSNAAKVMNQDTARNSSNHEPYKNKGSLENYLPSTKDDQSTSKRKVGSHIFLKSWRNQNKKVALGTIIGCDPKQQVGGDPLGKEFWKVRLGLVLVRDEPLIRPYNNFVVLGDIDNDPIAWPSSCIEKAAL from the exons ATGGCTAGGGGTATGAGAAAGTGCATCATTCAAAGCCAAGAAGAGTATTTGGTAGAGGAGCCTATTGGGGAAACAAGTCATCGGCCACGAGATGCAGCATATGACCACCATCCTTCTGCTAGAGAACGCCAAAAAGAAAGCGACAATGGTAATGAGTTCAATGACCTAG ATCATCATAAAAAAGATACAACATCTTTTGAGACTACTTCTGGAGTGTACCCTTCTCCTGATGATGCGGATATAGAGGATTCTGTTGAAG GTCAAACTAATGAAGCAATAAGTCGTGGTCCGAACAAACTTAAACATGTTTGGAACCTTCAAAAAGGAAAACGAATTGTAGTTAACTGTAACGAGCTCGGCCAACCTATTGGAGAGGAGGCAGGAGTCTTAGGAAAATTCCTTGGCATGGTTGCTAGGAATGGCTGCTTATGTAGCTTAAGCTTCAAAGATTGGAGATTACTGATAGGAAAGAAGGACAGGAACAATGAACAAAAAAACAAGCAAGATGTACTGAAGCAAGTAAAG ATGAGATTCCTATACCTTGCCCGCATGGAAAAGTGGATACTTCGAACTATTGGTGAGAGATGGAGACAACACAAGTCCAATCTAAAATCCTTACATTTTGATGCGCATAGGAGCAAGGAAAATAATCTAAAAAATGTTCCAAAAGGCGTCTTAGATGATCAATGGGTCGCTCTTGTGAATAATTGGTTTACAACAAAATCACAG GATATCAGTGAGGCAAATAGGATAAACTGCACAAAAAGGAAGGCGACCCATACATCAGGAACAAAGAGTTTTGCTCGGAACAGGGAAGATATG AGGGAACAAGATCCAGAAAAGAAATACCCCCATAGGGCTGTATTGTATATCAATACACACAAGAGTAACATCACAAAGAACACAAACCCACATGTG GTTGCGTTGAAGGAACTATTAGTGCAAGAACCAAGTTTAGCTGACACTAGTCATGGAAAGGTTGCATGGAAAGGAGATGCGCTTAGCCAAATTTTAGGAGAAGAGAAGCCTGGCCATATCCATGGTCTTGGCCTTGTTCCGAATCCAGATCAAGTGTTTGGTGGATCAACTTCAAGGCATCTAAAACATCTTAATTTAACCTCTTTGGATGCAACATCAAGTGAAGATGTAGTATCTCTTCGACTTCAAGTGGAAAAACTTATAGATCGTGTCCAGAAGCAAGATGATACTATACTAAATTTGCAAAATACCTTGGAACTGCAAAAAAGTCACCAT GAATGTCTAGATGAACCTTTGTCGGCATCAAAAGATCTTCAGCCGACTATGAATCAAAAAATTAATCTACTTGATGAACTGAATAGCACAATG GCGGATGAAATCAAACATGATGGGTACGAGGAGCTGCAGGCCCAGTGCAAAAAATCTAAAATTCAAGAAAAG GGCAAGCCACCAATGCCACGAGGAGGACTCCAAGGTGGTAGAGTTTCTACATCGTTAAATGTAAAAAATAGAAGTAATGCAGCCAAG GTGATGAACCAGGACACTGCTCGAAATTCCTCTAATCATGAACCATACAAGAACAAG GGATCTCTAGAAAATTATTTGCCAAGTACTAAAGACGATCAGTCTACATCAAAACGAAAA GTTGGTTCTCATATTTTCTTGAAGAGTTGGAGGAATCAAAATAAGAAGGTTGCATTAGGTACAATAATTGGTTGTGATCCAAAGCAACAAGTTGGAGGAGATCCATTGGGCAAAGAATTTTGGAAGGTTCGTCTCGGTCTTGTACTTGTGCGTGATGAACCACTAATACGGCCCTACAACAATTTCGTGGTTCTAGGAGACATAGACAACGACCCTATAGCATGGCCTTCAAGTTGT ATAGAAAAGGCAGCTCTTTAA